One Pseudorhodoplanes sinuspersici DNA segment encodes these proteins:
- a CDS encoding FAD-dependent monooxygenase — protein MSDPVLVVGGGLGGAATALALGRKGFDVQLLEEAPEFGVIGYGIQLGPNVFSMLDRLAVTDAVMASAIRPKNVKMLDSVDGGVIACIPTGDSFVKRFKRPYVVIHRVDLHQALLDGCRALGNVEMIANAGVKAFEDLGDRVRVELADGRQFDGAALIGADGIRSTIRQQMRNEGPPRTIGYVAHRTIVPMDDVTFDVDRDDVVLWSGDGFHIVHYPLRNYSLFNVVTVFKTLNMDPTDTESPHPDLAHVYRDSHPTMKNLWAMMDLSRRGWVSSDRDPIRPWSKGRVTLLGDAAHPTLQTLAQGACMAIEDSVCLAELLDGTSGNQIAEAFQQYERARYLRTARVQFESRYHWDNWYHVGGIEREVARATWSVKGEQDMYDCLAWLYDGFKLPQKREAA, from the coding sequence ATGAGCGATCCGGTTCTGGTTGTCGGCGGCGGGCTCGGCGGTGCTGCCACCGCATTGGCGCTCGGCCGCAAGGGCTTCGACGTGCAGCTTTTGGAAGAGGCCCCGGAATTCGGCGTCATCGGTTACGGCATTCAGCTTGGTCCCAATGTGTTTTCGATGCTGGACCGGCTCGCCGTCACCGACGCAGTGATGGCGAGCGCGATCCGGCCAAAGAACGTCAAGATGCTCGACTCGGTGGATGGCGGGGTGATCGCCTGCATTCCGACCGGCGATTCGTTCGTGAAGAGATTCAAGCGTCCTTATGTCGTGATCCATAGGGTCGATCTGCATCAGGCGCTGCTGGACGGCTGCCGCGCGCTCGGCAATGTCGAGATGATCGCGAATGCGGGCGTCAAGGCGTTCGAGGATCTGGGTGATCGTGTGCGCGTCGAGCTTGCGGATGGGCGCCAGTTCGATGGGGCAGCGCTGATCGGCGCCGATGGCATCCGTTCTACCATTCGCCAGCAGATGCGCAATGAAGGACCGCCGCGCACGATCGGCTATGTCGCGCACCGTACTATCGTGCCGATGGATGACGTGACGTTCGATGTCGACCGCGACGATGTTGTGCTGTGGTCAGGCGATGGCTTCCACATCGTGCACTATCCGCTGCGCAACTATAGCCTGTTCAACGTCGTGACTGTGTTCAAGACGTTGAACATGGATCCGACCGACACCGAAAGCCCGCACCCTGATCTCGCGCATGTCTACCGCGACTCGCATCCAACCATGAAGAATCTCTGGGCGATGATGGATCTGTCGCGGCGTGGCTGGGTCTCGTCCGACCGCGATCCGATCCGGCCCTGGAGCAAGGGCCGCGTCACATTGCTGGGCGATGCCGCGCATCCGACGTTACAGACGCTCGCGCAGGGCGCCTGCATGGCGATTGAAGACTCGGTCTGTCTCGCGGAATTGCTGGACGGCACCTCGGGCAATCAGATCGCGGAGGCATTCCAGCAATACGAGCGGGCGCGCTATCTGCGCACTGCGCGTGTGCAGTTCGAGTCGCGCTATCACTGGGACAACTGGTATCACGTCGGCGGTATCGAGCGCGAAGTGGCGCGCGCGACATGGTCGGTAAAGGGCGAGCAGGACATGTATGACTGCCTCGCCTGGCTTTATGACGGCTTCAAATTGCCGCAAAAACGCGAGGCTGCATGA
- a CDS encoding D-alanine--D-alanine ligase, with the protein MTKHVAVLMGGWSSERQVSLWSGEACAKAAERIGYRVTRVDVARDVATVLDRLKPDVALNVLHGRPGEDGTIQGVLEILGIPYSHSGVQASSLAMKKDLAKVMLAAAGVPVPQGRVVSRLEAAKEHVLPRPYVIKPIAEGSSVGVFIVTDGHDHPPQELFREDWTFGEMLLCETFIPGKELTCAVVKDQATDVIEIVPKVRFYDYEAKYAPGGSEHVLPAKIAKDVYQAVQTLTVAAHNALGCRGVTRADFRYDDSRPGIDGLACLEVNTIPGMTETSLVPELAAYAGISFEDLVQWMIEDASFNR; encoded by the coding sequence ATGACGAAACATGTTGCGGTTTTGATGGGCGGCTGGTCGTCGGAACGCCAAGTCTCGCTGTGGTCCGGTGAAGCCTGCGCGAAAGCGGCGGAACGGATTGGCTATCGCGTCACCCGCGTCGATGTCGCCCGCGATGTCGCGACCGTGCTCGATCGGTTGAAGCCGGATGTTGCCCTGAATGTGTTGCATGGACGTCCGGGCGAGGACGGCACCATTCAGGGCGTCTTGGAGATACTCGGCATTCCATATTCGCATTCGGGCGTGCAGGCGTCATCGCTGGCAATGAAGAAGGATCTTGCCAAGGTGATGCTGGCAGCCGCCGGTGTGCCGGTGCCGCAGGGACGGGTGGTGTCGCGTCTCGAGGCAGCCAAGGAGCATGTTCTGCCGCGGCCCTATGTGATCAAGCCGATTGCGGAAGGCTCCAGCGTCGGGGTCTTTATCGTCACCGACGGTCACGATCATCCGCCGCAGGAACTCTTCCGTGAGGACTGGACCTTCGGCGAGATGCTTCTGTGCGAGACCTTTATTCCGGGCAAGGAACTCACCTGCGCGGTGGTCAAGGACCAGGCCACCGACGTGATCGAGATCGTACCGAAAGTGCGTTTCTACGATTATGAAGCGAAATACGCGCCGGGCGGGTCGGAGCATGTGTTGCCGGCGAAGATTGCGAAGGACGTTTATCAGGCGGTTCAGACGCTCACCGTTGCCGCTCACAATGCGCTGGGATGCCGTGGCGTGACGCGTGCTGACTTCCGTTACGACGACAGCCGTCCGGGGATCGACGGTCTCGCGTGTCTTGAGGTCAACACCATCCCCGGCATGACGGAAACCTCGCTCGTTCCCGAACTGGCGGCGTATGCCGGGATCAGTTTTGAAGATCTTGTCCAATGGATGATCGAGGACGCGTCGTTCAATCGATGA
- a CDS encoding TRAP transporter substrate-binding protein translates to MSLHNIRALKFIGAATLALSLVAPAAAQTKWNLPSAYPTDNPHTVNLLAFAKDVNEATAGKLQITVHAGASLFKAPEIKRAVMTGQAQAGEVLISVHENEDPLFGIDVIPFLATSYPQSYKLWQASKPAIEKKLASQGLMLLFAVPWGPQGIYAKKDLNTLDDMKGLKWRAYNVGTSRIAELVGAQPVTIQAAELPQALATGVVNAFMTSGSTGYDSKAWETMSHFYDTQAWIPKNLTFVNKAAFDALDKDTQAAVLKAAAAAEPRGWKLAEEKASWYLEQLKANKMKVMPPPDALKSGLLKIGDQLTADWTKKAGPDGEAVIANYKKM, encoded by the coding sequence ATGTCCTTGCATAATATTCGCGCATTGAAATTTATCGGTGCTGCCACGCTCGCCTTGTCGCTCGTAGCGCCGGCCGCGGCGCAAACGAAGTGGAATCTGCCGTCGGCCTATCCGACCGACAATCCGCATACGGTCAATCTGCTCGCCTTCGCCAAGGACGTGAACGAAGCGACCGCCGGCAAGTTGCAAATCACCGTCCATGCCGGCGCGTCATTGTTCAAGGCGCCGGAAATCAAGCGCGCGGTGATGACCGGTCAGGCGCAGGCGGGCGAGGTGTTGATCTCGGTCCACGAGAACGAGGATCCGCTGTTCGGCATCGACGTGATCCCGTTTCTCGCAACGAGCTATCCGCAATCCTACAAGCTGTGGCAGGCCTCGAAACCGGCGATCGAAAAGAAGCTGGCTTCACAAGGCCTCATGCTTCTGTTCGCGGTGCCATGGGGGCCGCAGGGCATCTACGCCAAGAAGGATCTCAATACGCTCGACGACATGAAAGGCCTAAAGTGGCGCGCCTATAATGTCGGTACATCGCGCATCGCCGAACTCGTCGGCGCGCAGCCGGTCACCATCCAGGCGGCCGAGCTGCCACAGGCGCTGGCGACCGGCGTGGTCAATGCATTCATGACCTCGGGTTCGACCGGCTATGACAGCAAGGCCTGGGAGACGATGTCGCATTTCTATGACACACAGGCCTGGATTCCGAAGAATCTCACCTTCGTCAACAAGGCGGCATTCGATGCGCTCGACAAGGACACGCAAGCGGCTGTTCTGAAAGCGGCTGCTGCCGCCGAGCCGCGGGGCTGGAAACTCGCCGAGGAAAAAGCGAGCTGGTATCTCGAACAGCTCAAGGCCAATAAGATGAAAGTGATGCCGCCGCCGGATGCGTTGAAATCCGGGCTGTTGAAGATCGGCGATCAGCTCACGGCGGACTGGACCAAGAAGGCCGGCCCCGATGGCGAAGCGGTGATTGCGAACTACAAGAAGATGTAA
- a CDS encoding TRAP transporter small permease encodes MVRLFLDRLYLFSGYLAGLFLIAIFVLMMLLSAGRPLGLNIPAGDDFVAWCMAATAFLGLAHTFRHGEMIRVGLLIDRLEGKAKHVAEIVALIVGAGFTGFFAWHAGVMTWQSWQFNDMSQGVIAIPLWIPQLGYSGGLAILFIAFIDELIHVLRGYPPHYEKPKPKTAEEVVEQAIQSAV; translated from the coding sequence ATGGTCCGGCTGTTCCTTGATCGTCTTTATCTTTTTTCCGGCTATCTCGCCGGTCTTTTTCTCATCGCTATCTTCGTTCTGATGATGCTTTTGTCGGCAGGGCGGCCGCTGGGTCTCAATATACCGGCCGGTGACGATTTCGTGGCTTGGTGCATGGCCGCAACGGCGTTTCTCGGCCTCGCACATACCTTCCGTCATGGCGAGATGATCCGCGTCGGTCTTCTGATCGACCGTCTTGAGGGCAAGGCGAAGCACGTCGCGGAAATCGTCGCGCTGATCGTCGGCGCCGGCTTCACCGGCTTCTTCGCCTGGCACGCCGGCGTGATGACGTGGCAATCCTGGCAGTTCAACGACATGTCGCAGGGCGTGATCGCGATTCCCTTGTGGATTCCCCAGCTCGGTTACAGCGGTGGTCTCGCCATCCTGTTCATCGCTTTTATTGACGAACTGATCCACGTGCTGCGCGGTTATCCGCCGCATTACGAAAAGCCAAAGCCAAAGACCGCCGAAGAAGTGGTCGAACAAGCGATCCAGAGCGCGGTGTGA
- the ftsW gene encoding putative lipid II flippase FtsW, with protein MVSRAQRTPFAVWWWTVDRLMLGALGALMLAGIILLLAASSPVATKLGLDPFHFVNRQIFYLIPAIAILLGTSLLSPRQIRRLALVVFAISMVLLAATLVFGTEIKGARRWIVLLGVNIQPSEFVKPAFVILIAWLFGESARKPEMPANIFALLLFGSVVTLLMMQPDFGQTMLIAMVWGALFFMSGMRVIWVGGLAGAALLGLGAAYYAVPHVARRLNRFMDPSSGDTFQIDNAVESFVRGGWLGQGPGEGTVKRILPDSHADFIFAVAAEEFGIVLCLIVVGLFAFIVIRALTRALRAEDPFSRYAASGLAILFGAQSAINMSVNLHLIPAKGMTLPFISYGGSSLLSLAYGMGMVLALTRERPQAEQFGRRGGAVPAARAA; from the coding sequence ATGGTTTCGCGCGCGCAACGCACGCCCTTCGCGGTCTGGTGGTGGACGGTCGATCGCCTGATGCTGGGCGCGCTCGGCGCTCTCATGCTGGCCGGCATCATCCTGCTGCTGGCCGCGAGTTCGCCGGTAGCGACCAAGCTCGGGCTCGATCCGTTTCATTTCGTGAACCGGCAGATTTTCTACCTGATCCCGGCCATTGCGATCCTGCTCGGCACCTCGCTGTTGTCGCCACGGCAGATCCGGCGGCTGGCTCTCGTGGTCTTCGCCATCAGCATGGTGCTCTTGGCTGCCACCCTGGTTTTTGGCACCGAGATCAAGGGTGCGCGCCGCTGGATCGTGCTTCTCGGCGTGAACATCCAGCCGTCGGAATTCGTCAAACCCGCCTTCGTGATCCTGATCGCCTGGTTGTTCGGTGAATCGGCGCGCAAGCCGGAAATGCCCGCCAATATTTTCGCTCTTCTTCTCTTCGGCTCGGTCGTGACGCTGCTGATGATGCAGCCGGATTTCGGACAGACCATGCTGATCGCGATGGTGTGGGGCGCCTTGTTCTTCATGTCGGGCATGCGGGTGATCTGGGTCGGCGGCCTGGCCGGCGCGGCGCTCCTCGGTCTCGGTGCGGCCTATTACGCTGTGCCGCATGTCGCGCGGCGTCTGAACCGGTTCATGGACCCGTCATCCGGTGACACGTTCCAGATCGACAATGCAGTGGAATCCTTCGTGCGCGGCGGCTGGCTGGGGCAGGGGCCGGGCGAAGGCACGGTGAAGCGCATTCTACCGGACAGCCATGCGGACTTTATTTTCGCTGTGGCGGCCGAGGAGTTCGGCATCGTGCTGTGTCTGATTGTGGTCGGCCTGTTCGCTTTCATCGTGATCCGCGCATTGACGCGCGCCCTTCGGGCCGAAGATCCCTTCTCGCGCTATGCGGCGTCGGGGCTCGCGATCCTGTTCGGCGCCCAATCGGCCATCAACATGTCGGTGAACCTGCATCTCATTCCGGCCAAGGGCATGACACTGCCGTTCATCTCTTATGGCGGCTCGTCGCTGCTGTCGCTAGCCTATGGGATGGGCATGGTCCTGGCGCTGACGCGCGAGCGCCCGCAAGCCGAACAATTCGGGCGTCGCGGCGGCGCGGTGCCGGCTGCGCGTGCAGCCTGA
- a CDS encoding TRAP transporter large permease yields MELLSIAAILFGFLIVLLAGGVWIGVALLATGWAGMHFAGGAIPAGSVLATTVWGSSASWSLAALPLFIWMGEILFRTRLSEEMFRGFSPWLNWLPGRLMHVNVLACGLFGSVSGSSTATCATVAKIALPELKRRGYDEKLALGSLAGSGTLGLLIPPSIMMVVYSVQANVSIIQVFLAGFLPGLLLMVLYSGYIAIRSLLKPGSTPPADPPMPFRKRIAESLNLIPVLLLICFVFISLITGWATATECAAWGVLGSLAIAWWQGALTWDTFWASVMGATRVNCMIMLILAGATYMGTSMAYTGIPMALASWVGGLQLSAYSLIAALTIMYALLGTTLDGISMIVLTTAIVIPMIKQAGLDPIWFGIFLVMVVEMAQVTPPVGFNLFVLQTMSGKDSNFVALASLPFFFLLVLAVAIITVFPDIVMVLPRMAFPA; encoded by the coding sequence GTGGAATTGCTCTCCATCGCAGCGATCCTGTTCGGATTTCTGATCGTTTTGCTCGCCGGCGGCGTGTGGATCGGCGTGGCGTTGCTGGCGACCGGCTGGGCGGGGATGCACTTTGCGGGCGGCGCGATTCCGGCCGGCAGCGTGCTGGCGACGACAGTCTGGGGCTCGAGCGCGTCGTGGTCGCTCGCCGCCCTGCCGCTGTTCATCTGGATGGGTGAAATCCTGTTTCGCACGCGGCTGTCGGAAGAAATGTTTCGCGGTTTTTCGCCTTGGCTCAACTGGCTGCCCGGCCGCCTGATGCATGTGAATGTGCTGGCCTGCGGCCTGTTCGGATCAGTGTCGGGTTCGTCCACCGCAACCTGCGCGACAGTCGCTAAAATCGCGCTGCCGGAGCTGAAGAGGCGCGGCTATGATGAAAAGCTTGCGCTTGGATCGCTCGCGGGCTCCGGCACGCTCGGGCTGCTGATACCGCCGTCGATCATGATGGTGGTTTATTCGGTGCAGGCCAATGTCTCGATCATCCAGGTTTTTCTGGCGGGCTTTCTGCCAGGCCTGCTGCTGATGGTGCTTTATTCCGGCTATATCGCCATCCGGTCGTTGCTCAAACCCGGCAGCACGCCTCCGGCCGATCCGCCGATGCCGTTCCGCAAAAGGATTGCGGAATCGCTGAACCTCATTCCGGTTCTGCTGCTAATCTGCTTCGTGTTCATCTCGCTCATCACCGGATGGGCGACCGCGACGGAATGCGCGGCGTGGGGTGTGCTCGGCTCTCTGGCGATTGCATGGTGGCAAGGCGCGCTCACATGGGACACATTCTGGGCGAGCGTGATGGGGGCGACCCGCGTCAATTGCATGATCATGCTGATCCTTGCCGGCGCAACTTATATGGGCACGTCGATGGCCTATACCGGCATTCCGATGGCGCTGGCCTCCTGGGTCGGCGGCCTGCAGCTCAGCGCCTATTCGCTGATCGCCGCGCTGACGATCATGTACGCGCTGCTGGGCACGACGCTCGACGGCATCTCCATGATCGTGCTGACAACCGCGATCGTCATTCCGATGATCAAACAGGCCGGGCTTGATCCGATCTGGTTCGGCATCTTTCTGGTGATGGTGGTCGAAATGGCGCAAGTGACGCCGCCGGTCGGGTTCAATCTGTTCGTCTTGCAGACGATGAGCGGCAAGGATTCCAACTTCGTCGCGCTGGCGTCGCTGCCGTTTTTCTTTCTGCTCGTGTTGGCGGTTGCCATCATCACGGTATTTCCTGATATCGTGATGGTGCTGCCGAGGATGGCTTTTCCCGCTTGA
- the murB gene encoding UDP-N-acetylmuramate dehydrogenase, with product MTFPDITADLTSRMPNLRGRLLANQPLAELTWFRVGGPAQVLFMPEDESDLAYFLQNLPDEIPVIVIGLGSNLIVRDGGVPGVVIRLGRGFNEIVVEGTRIRAGTAVPDVKVARAAQENGIAGLAFLRGIPGGIGGALRMNGGAYGRETKDALVEARGVDRSGKIRVYSNADMHYTYRHCGAPDDVIFTQALFEGQMGDRATIAAEMEKITESREATQPIKSRTGGSTFKNPEGHKAWQLVDAAGCRGLVVGDAQVSDLHCNFLINRGQATAKDIETLGETVRKRVKENSGVTLDWEIKRIGVEA from the coding sequence ATGACATTCCCCGACATCACCGCCGATCTGACATCGCGTATGCCGAATTTGCGCGGCCGCTTGCTCGCCAATCAGCCGCTCGCGGAGCTGACATGGTTCCGCGTCGGCGGGCCGGCGCAGGTGCTGTTCATGCCGGAGGATGAAAGCGATCTCGCTTACTTCCTGCAAAATCTGCCGGACGAAATTCCAGTCATCGTCATTGGCCTGGGCTCCAACCTGATCGTACGGGACGGCGGTGTACCTGGCGTCGTGATCCGCCTCGGGCGCGGCTTCAATGAAATCGTTGTCGAGGGCACGCGCATTCGCGCCGGAACAGCGGTGCCGGATGTGAAGGTCGCGCGCGCCGCGCAGGAAAATGGCATCGCTGGTCTGGCTTTCCTGCGTGGCATTCCAGGCGGCATCGGTGGCGCGCTGCGGATGAATGGCGGCGCCTATGGCCGCGAAACGAAGGACGCTCTTGTTGAAGCGCGCGGCGTCGACCGCAGCGGCAAAATCCGCGTCTACAGCAATGCCGACATGCATTATACGTACCGGCATTGCGGCGCGCCGGATGACGTGATCTTCACGCAGGCTTTGTTTGAAGGACAGATGGGTGATCGCGCGACGATCGCAGCCGAGATGGAGAAGATCACCGAATCACGCGAAGCGACACAGCCGATCAAGAGTCGCACCGGTGGATCGACTTTCAAGAATCCGGAAGGGCATAAAGCGTGGCAACTGGTCGATGCCGCAGGCTGCCGCGGATTGGTGGTCGGCGATGCGCAGGTGTCGGACCTGCATTGCAACTTCCTGATCAACCGCGGTCAGGCGACGGCAAAAGACATAGAAACGTTGGGTGAAACGGTGAGGAAACGGGTGAAGGAGAATTCGGGCGTGACGCTGGACTGGGAGATCAAACGGATCGGGGTCGAGGCATGA
- the murC gene encoding UDP-N-acetylmuramate--L-alanine ligase, with protein MKLPRELGPIHFVGIGGIGMSGIAEVLANLDYTVTGSDVSESANVKRLRDKNIKVAVGHDAKNVEDAAVVVVSTAIKRDNPELIAARAKRLPVVRRAEMLAELMRLKSAVAIAGTHGKTTTTSMVATLLDAGNLDPTVINGGIINAYGTNARLGAGEWMVVEADESDGTFLKLPADVAIVTNVDPEHLDHFKTFAAVKNAFKAFVENVPFYGFAVMCTDHREVQALVGRIEDRRVITYGENPQADVRLVDLSHANGASKFSVVFRGRDDKAEHVIDNLTLPMPGRHNALNATAAIAVAHNLAVPDDQIRKALASFGGVKRRFTRTGEWNGITVIDDYGHHPVEIAAVLRAARESSAGRIIAVMQPHRYTRLKELFEQFCTCFNDADAVIVADVYSAGEAPIEGIDRDHLVQGMRARGHRNVSALPNSDSLASMVRGMAQPGDMVVCLGAGNITQWAYALPGELKALG; from the coding sequence ATGAAATTGCCGCGCGAACTTGGCCCGATCCATTTTGTCGGGATCGGCGGGATCGGTATGAGCGGGATTGCCGAGGTTCTGGCCAATCTCGATTACACCGTGACGGGTTCGGACGTTTCCGAGAGCGCCAATGTCAAGCGGCTGCGCGACAAGAACATCAAGGTTGCCGTTGGCCATGACGCCAAGAATGTCGAGGACGCCGCCGTGGTGGTGGTGTCGACGGCGATCAAGCGCGACAATCCGGAATTGATTGCGGCGCGCGCCAAGCGCCTGCCGGTCGTGCGGCGTGCGGAGATGCTGGCCGAACTGATGCGGCTGAAGTCTGCGGTGGCGATTGCCGGAACCCATGGCAAGACCACGACGACATCGATGGTGGCGACTTTGCTCGACGCGGGCAATCTCGATCCGACCGTGATCAATGGCGGCATCATCAATGCGTATGGCACCAATGCGCGGCTCGGCGCCGGCGAATGGATGGTGGTGGAGGCCGACGAATCCGACGGCACGTTCCTGAAACTGCCGGCGGATGTTGCGATCGTGACCAATGTCGATCCGGAACATCTCGATCACTTCAAGACGTTCGCCGCGGTGAAGAATGCTTTCAAGGCGTTCGTCGAGAATGTGCCGTTCTACGGCTTCGCGGTGATGTGCACCGACCACCGCGAAGTGCAGGCGTTGGTCGGCCGCATCGAGGATCGTAGAGTCATCACCTATGGCGAGAATCCGCAGGCCGACGTGCGGCTGGTCGATCTCAGCCATGCCAATGGTGCGTCGAAATTCTCTGTCGTGTTCCGTGGACGAGACGATAAGGCCGAGCATGTGATCGACAATCTCACCCTGCCGATGCCCGGTCGTCACAATGCACTCAATGCCACCGCGGCGATTGCGGTTGCACATAATCTTGCTGTGCCGGACGATCAAATCCGCAAGGCGCTGGCGTCGTTCGGCGGCGTGAAACGGCGTTTCACCCGCACCGGCGAATGGAACGGCATCACGGTGATTGACGATTACGGTCATCACCCGGTCGAGATCGCAGCCGTACTGCGCGCAGCACGTGAATCCAGCGCCGGCCGTATCATCGCCGTGATGCAACCGCATCGCTATACGCGGTTGAAGGAATTGTTCGAACAGTTCTGCACCTGCTTCAACGACGCCGATGCAGTGATCGTGGCGGATGTCTATTCCGCCGGCGAAGCGCCGATCGAAGGCATCGATCGCGATCATCTGGTGCAAGGCATGCGGGCGCGCGGACATCGCAATGTGTCGGCGTTGCCAAATTCGGACAGTCTTGCATCGATGGTACGAGGTATGGCGCAGCCCGGCGATATGGTCGTGTGTCTCGGCGCCGGCAACATCACGCAATGGGCCTATGCGCTGCCGGGCGAGTTGAAGGCACTGGGGTGA